A window from Terriglobales bacterium encodes these proteins:
- the ggt gene encoding gamma-glutamyltransferase, which produces MPFHRKSLTAHAFPGVGLFFAALTLILPALPGVRAQASAMRPAHAPHTMVASQHEAASQAGVEILKQGGNAVDAAVATGFALAVVHPQAGNIGGGGFMLVYLVNGKPTSAKTGQMWGTFKFIDYREKAPAAATRNLYLDAQGNVIQGASLVGYKAIGVPGSVAGMAYAEKKFGKLTLAQVMAPAIRLAREGFALSYEDAQDLRNPKLHLQEFAESRRIFQRDGNYYEQGEILKQPELARTLERIAKNPEDFYHGELARELVAAVQKGGGLITAKDLADYGVKEREPVHGTYRGMDIYSAPPPSSGGVALLEILNILEGYDLKKYGAGSAEAMHLTIEAYRRAFYDRAEFLGDPDFAKIPVAQLIDKKYGAAWRESLDPDKASASNGLKRPAIFSELERYASKSVDDRSSTVDGGRLPELAHEGVNTTHYSVVDAEGNAVAVTTTLNESFGSAVTAERLGFLLNDEMDDFSSKPGVPNLYGLLQGEANAIGPGKRPLSAMTPTMVINNGKLLLVMGSPGGPRIITTVANVLLGVVDYGLNVQQAVNAPRFHEQWSPDWVYAERVGFSPDTMNLLRNMGHKFAGDDPVWSSGYWGDAEVIEINPKTGERLGASDARNNGKAVGY; this is translated from the coding sequence ATGCCATTCCATCGCAAATCACTGACCGCGCATGCTTTCCCTGGCGTCGGGCTGTTTTTTGCGGCCCTCACCTTGATTTTGCCGGCGCTGCCGGGAGTGCGCGCCCAGGCGTCGGCGATGAGGCCGGCACACGCGCCACACACCATGGTCGCAAGCCAGCACGAGGCGGCGTCGCAGGCGGGCGTGGAGATCCTGAAGCAGGGCGGCAACGCGGTGGACGCGGCGGTGGCCACCGGTTTCGCGCTAGCTGTGGTCCATCCGCAGGCGGGGAACATAGGCGGCGGCGGGTTCATGCTGGTGTACCTGGTGAACGGTAAACCCACATCGGCCAAAACCGGGCAGATGTGGGGCACCTTCAAGTTCATTGATTACCGCGAGAAGGCGCCGGCGGCCGCCACTCGCAATCTATACCTGGACGCGCAGGGAAACGTGATTCAGGGCGCCAGCCTGGTGGGCTACAAAGCGATCGGAGTCCCCGGGTCGGTCGCAGGGATGGCATACGCGGAGAAGAAATTCGGCAAGCTGACGCTGGCGCAAGTGATGGCCCCGGCGATCCGGCTGGCGCGTGAAGGGTTTGCGCTCTCCTACGAAGATGCGCAGGACTTGCGCAATCCGAAGCTGCACTTGCAGGAGTTTGCCGAGTCGCGACGCATCTTCCAGCGCGACGGCAACTATTACGAGCAAGGTGAAATCCTGAAGCAGCCGGAGCTGGCGCGCACCCTGGAGCGGATCGCGAAAAATCCTGAGGACTTTTATCACGGCGAGCTGGCGCGCGAGCTGGTGGCCGCGGTGCAGAAGGGTGGCGGCCTGATCACCGCAAAGGACCTGGCGGATTACGGGGTCAAGGAGCGGGAGCCGGTGCACGGGACGTATCGCGGCATGGATATTTACAGCGCGCCGCCGCCATCGTCGGGCGGAGTAGCGCTGCTGGAAATCCTAAACATCCTGGAGGGGTACGACCTGAAGAAGTACGGAGCGGGATCGGCGGAGGCGATGCACCTGACCATCGAGGCCTACCGGCGCGCGTTCTATGATCGAGCGGAGTTTTTGGGCGACCCCGATTTTGCCAAGATTCCGGTGGCGCAGCTGATCGACAAGAAATACGGCGCCGCGTGGCGGGAGTCGCTGGATCCGGACAAGGCAAGCGCGAGCAACGGGCTAAAGCGTCCGGCGATTTTCAGCGAGCTGGAGCGGTATGCGTCCAAATCAGTCGACGATCGAAGTTCGACGGTCGATGGTGGTCGTTTGCCGGAGTTGGCCCACGAGGGCGTGAACACGACGCACTATTCTGTTGTCGATGCTGAGGGCAACGCAGTCGCCGTGACGACAACGCTGAATGAGAGCTTCGGTTCGGCTGTAACCGCCGAGCGACTGGGCTTTCTGCTGAACGATGAGATGGACGATTTCAGCTCGAAACCCGGGGTGCCAAACCTGTACGGGCTGCTACAAGGCGAGGCCAACGCGATTGGACCGGGAAAGCGTCCGCTGTCGGCGATGACGCCGACGATGGTGATCAATAACGGGAAGCTGCTGCTGGTGATGGGATCGCCAGGCGGGCCGCGAATTATCACCACCGTGGCCAACGTGCTGCTGGGCGTGGTGGATTATGGACTGAACGTGCAGCAGGCGGTCAATGCGCCGCGTTTCCACGAGCAGTGGTCTCCGGATTGGGTGTACGCGGAGCGGGTGGGATTTTCGCCGGACACCATGAACCTGTTGCGCAACATGGGTCACAAGTTTGCCGGCGACGACCCGGTATGGTCGAGCGGATATTGGGGCGACGCCGAGGTGATCGAGATCAATCCCAAGACCGGGGAGCGCCTGGGTGCGAGCGACGCCAGGAACAACGGGAAGGCAGTGGGATACTAG
- a CDS encoding sugar phosphate isomerase/epimerase family protein, giving the protein MSTFAYIRERLHPGLLEGLTRAGAEAIEIFAFRGHFDYAQRRQHVLEIAGWFRDSGAQLNSVHSPFYNSYDWGRRDVAPLNIAEKDRKGRIEAMDEIKRAIEVAEHVPYRYLVQHVGISNEEFDERKFEAAMTSIEHLRAFAKPLGVKVLLENIPNELSTPERLVELLQTSHFDDVGVCFDVGHAHIMGDVESAFTILKHYIRSTHVHDNKKDKDAHLWPGEGNIDWAETMKLLGSAPNAPPLLLEIEGEGKTQNQVISGMSEAFNRLEQAVSAGA; this is encoded by the coding sequence ATGTCGACATTTGCTTACATACGGGAGCGCCTGCATCCGGGGCTACTGGAGGGATTAACCCGAGCCGGGGCGGAGGCGATCGAGATTTTCGCTTTTCGCGGGCACTTCGATTACGCGCAGCGGCGGCAGCATGTGCTCGAAATCGCGGGCTGGTTCCGGGATTCGGGGGCACAACTGAACTCGGTACACTCGCCGTTCTATAACAGCTACGATTGGGGACGGCGCGACGTGGCGCCACTCAACATTGCCGAGAAGGACCGCAAGGGCCGGATCGAGGCGATGGATGAGATCAAGCGTGCGATCGAAGTCGCCGAGCACGTGCCGTATCGTTACCTGGTGCAGCACGTCGGGATCAGCAACGAGGAGTTCGATGAACGCAAGTTCGAGGCGGCGATGACGTCGATCGAGCACCTGCGCGCCTTTGCCAAGCCGCTGGGCGTAAAGGTCCTGCTGGAGAACATTCCCAACGAGCTGTCGACGCCCGAGCGGCTGGTGGAGCTGCTGCAGACATCACATTTTGACGATGTGGGCGTGTGCTTCGACGTGGGTCACGCGCACATCATGGGGGACGTGGAGAGCGCCTTCACGATTCTGAAGCACTACATCCGCTCCACCCACGTGCACGACAACAAGAAAGATAAAGACGCGCACCTGTGGCCGGGGGAAGGAAACATTGACTGGGCGGAAACCATGAAGCTGCTGGGCTCGGCGCCGAATGCGCCGCCGCTGCTGCTGGAGATTGAGGGCGAAGGCAAGACGCAGAACCAGGTTATCAGCGGAATGAGCGAGGCGTTCAACCGGCTGGAGCAGGCGGTGAGCGCGGGAGCGTAG
- the asnS gene encoding asparagine--tRNA ligase, giving the protein METQEAKAVAPWARIEEIGKHEGQTVELRGWLYNLRESGKLLFPQFRDGSGVIQGVVPKNQAPEAFAALKGLTQESSVIVRGKVRADKRAPGGYELDVNEVQVVQKVPENDPYPISLKEHGVDFLMEHRHLWLRTPRQAAILRIRAEIIKATRDFFDSQGFILTDPPILTPAACEGTTTLFPVDYFEEQAYLTQSGQLYIEATAMALGKVYSFGPTFRAEKSKTRRHLTEFWMVEPELAFAELDDLMNLAEGLLTHIVARVLESRRKELGLIGRDITKLEKITAPFPRISYDEAVAILQKGHAEGKLETKFEWGGDFGSPDETYISGQFDRPVMVHRYPVEVKAFYMEPDPKNPKVALCVDVLAPEGYGEIIGGSQRMSSYDLLRQRIHEHNLPEEAFKWYLDLRKYGSNPHGGFGMGIERAVAWICGLEHLREAIPFPRMLHRLYP; this is encoded by the coding sequence ATGGAGACACAAGAGGCAAAGGCAGTCGCGCCATGGGCGCGGATTGAAGAGATCGGAAAGCACGAGGGGCAAACGGTAGAGCTGCGCGGGTGGCTGTACAACTTGCGCGAGAGCGGGAAGCTGCTGTTTCCGCAGTTCCGCGACGGCTCGGGCGTGATCCAGGGCGTGGTACCGAAGAACCAGGCGCCGGAAGCGTTTGCGGCGCTGAAGGGACTGACCCAGGAATCAAGCGTGATTGTGCGCGGCAAGGTGCGGGCCGACAAGCGCGCGCCCGGCGGATACGAGCTCGACGTCAACGAAGTACAGGTAGTGCAGAAAGTGCCGGAGAACGATCCTTATCCGATCTCGCTGAAAGAGCATGGCGTCGACTTCCTGATGGAGCACCGCCACCTGTGGCTGCGCACGCCGCGGCAGGCGGCGATCCTGCGAATCCGCGCGGAGATCATCAAGGCAACCCGTGATTTCTTCGACTCCCAGGGATTTATTCTGACCGATCCTCCGATTTTGACGCCGGCCGCATGCGAGGGTACGACCACGCTGTTCCCGGTCGACTATTTCGAGGAGCAGGCCTACCTGACACAGTCGGGACAGCTGTACATCGAAGCCACGGCGATGGCCTTGGGCAAGGTGTATTCGTTCGGGCCCACTTTCCGGGCAGAGAAGTCGAAAACGCGGCGGCACCTGACCGAGTTCTGGATGGTGGAGCCGGAACTGGCGTTCGCCGAACTCGACGACTTGATGAACCTGGCCGAGGGGCTGCTCACGCACATCGTGGCGCGAGTGTTGGAAAGCCGGCGCAAAGAGTTGGGGCTGATTGGGCGCGACATCACGAAGCTGGAAAAGATTACCGCGCCCTTCCCGCGGATCAGCTACGACGAGGCAGTCGCAATCCTGCAGAAAGGTCATGCCGAGGGCAAGCTGGAGACAAAGTTCGAGTGGGGCGGCGACTTCGGTTCGCCCGACGAGACCTACATCTCGGGGCAGTTCGACCGGCCGGTGATGGTGCATCGCTACCCGGTGGAGGTGAAGGCGTTCTACATGGAGCCCGACCCGAAGAATCCGAAGGTGGCGCTGTGCGTGGACGTGCTGGCGCCGGAAGGATACGGCGAGATCATCGGCGGGTCGCAGCGCATGTCGTCCTACGATTTGCTGCGGCAGCGGATCCACGAACACAACCTGCCGGAAGAGGCTTTCAAGTGGTATCTGGATCTGCGGAAGTATGGATCGAATCCGCACGGCGGGTTCGGCATGGGCATTGAGCGCGCGGTAGCCTGGATCTGCGGTTTGGAGCACCTGCGCGAGGCAATTCCGTTTCCCAGAATGCTGCACCGCTTGTATCCGTAA
- the rocF gene encoding arginase produces MPDGTTTHPTASPGPIMAPGMPAKKIRVIGVPLDLGQTRRGVDMGCSAVRVAGLEARLEALGHKVEDAGNIGVTIAETKASFGHPNAKYLKEITQTCTKEAELVVKTLEAGKVPLVIGGDHSIAVGTVSGVSEFYRRQNQAVGLLWIDAHSDINTPDSSPSGNVHGMPLAAIMGLWPSELANLFGFSPKVRPENCVLIGVRDIDAIEKENIRRAGIEVFTMRDIDERGMRTVMEEALRMAGRGTAGYHVSLDMDWIDPEDAPGVGTPVRGGATYREAHLAMEIIADHGRMLGFEIVEVNPVIDEHNRTADLAVELALSAFGKKIL; encoded by the coding sequence ATGCCCGACGGAACCACAACACACCCCACGGCGTCGCCGGGGCCCATCATGGCGCCCGGAATGCCCGCCAAGAAAATCCGCGTCATCGGTGTTCCGCTCGACCTGGGGCAGACGCGCCGCGGCGTGGACATGGGCTGCTCGGCGGTGCGCGTCGCCGGACTGGAAGCGCGCCTGGAAGCGCTGGGGCACAAGGTAGAGGACGCAGGAAACATCGGCGTCACCATTGCCGAGACCAAGGCATCGTTCGGACATCCCAACGCCAAGTACCTGAAAGAAATTACGCAGACCTGTACCAAGGAAGCAGAGCTGGTGGTGAAAACGCTGGAAGCGGGCAAGGTACCGCTGGTGATAGGTGGGGACCACTCGATCGCCGTCGGCACCGTGTCCGGGGTTTCGGAGTTTTACCGGCGGCAGAACCAGGCGGTCGGGCTGCTATGGATTGACGCGCACAGCGACATCAATACGCCGGACAGCTCTCCCAGCGGCAACGTGCACGGCATGCCGCTGGCGGCGATCATGGGATTGTGGCCGTCGGAACTGGCCAATCTTTTCGGCTTCTCGCCCAAAGTCAGGCCGGAGAACTGCGTACTGATCGGGGTGCGTGACATCGATGCCATCGAGAAGGAAAACATCCGGCGCGCCGGCATCGAGGTGTTCACCATGCGCGACATCGACGAGCGCGGCATGCGTACAGTCATGGAAGAAGCGCTGCGCATGGCCGGCCGCGGCACCGCCGGGTATCACGTGTCACTCGACATGGATTGGATTGATCCCGAGGACGCGCCCGGCGTCGGCACTCCTGTGCGCGGCGGCGCCACTTACCGGGAAGCGCACCTGGCAATGGAAATTATCGCCGACCACGGGCGCATGCTGGGCTTCGAGATCGTGGAGGTGAACCCGGTGATCGACGAGCACAATCGCACCGCCGACCTGGCGGTGGAGCTGGCGCTATCGGCGTTTGGTAAGAAGATTCTCTGA
- a CDS encoding cold-shock protein has protein sequence MEQGTVKWFNDAKGYGFISRENGEDVFVHYSAIQSGGFRSLQEGQTVQFNVVKGPKGWQAENVQPV, from the coding sequence ATGGAACAAGGAACAGTGAAGTGGTTCAATGACGCGAAGGGATACGGCTTCATAAGCCGGGAAAATGGCGAGGACGTGTTCGTCCATTACTCGGCCATCCAGAGCGGCGGTTTTCGCAGCTTGCAGGAAGGCCAGACCGTGCAGTTCAACGTCGTCAAGGGACCCAAGGGCTGGCAGGCAGAAAACGTTCAACCGGTTTAA
- a CDS encoding PEP-CTERM sorting domain-containing protein (PEP-CTERM proteins occur, often in large numbers, in the proteomes of bacteria that also encode an exosortase, a predicted intramembrane cysteine proteinase. The presence of a PEP-CTERM domain at a protein's C-terminus predicts cleavage within the sorting domain, followed by covalent anchoring to some some component of the (usually Gram-negative) cell surface. Many PEP-CTERM proteins exhibit an unusual sequence composition that includes large numbers of potential glycosylation sites. Expression of one such protein has been shown restore the ability of a bacterium to form floc, a type of biofilm.), whose product MRIARLVILAFLLLATSSLVWANGVPDPQMMVDPPPFCGPPTLVSSPFDFAASGGTGTYCFQRSDAGLPWLTLDVNLGGLSLTFTPSQISCPTDDLYFATPCQKVTDGSGNVTDLLFVADGVVHPGIGTGALFIIDINPPAGTCTLTDTSGTFCWGTGNFHATGLTTVVPEPASAVLLISGVGAMLGKRRWLRRS is encoded by the coding sequence ATGCGTATTGCCCGATTGGTGATCTTGGCTTTCTTACTGCTGGCTACGTCAAGCTTGGTATGGGCGAATGGGGTGCCTGACCCGCAGATGATGGTGGATCCTCCGCCCTTTTGCGGGCCCCCAACCCTGGTGAGCTCGCCTTTCGATTTTGCCGCCAGTGGTGGAACTGGCACCTATTGCTTCCAACGAAGCGATGCCGGCCTTCCGTGGCTGACGTTGGATGTAAACCTGGGGGGCCTTTCGCTGACATTTACGCCCTCCCAGATCAGTTGTCCCACCGATGACCTTTACTTTGCTACGCCGTGTCAAAAGGTCACCGACGGCAGCGGCAATGTCACGGACTTACTTTTTGTCGCCGATGGCGTGGTCCATCCGGGCATCGGTACGGGAGCGCTTTTCATCATCGACATTAATCCGCCGGCAGGCACTTGCACGTTAACGGATACCTCCGGAACGTTCTGCTGGGGAACGGGGAATTTTCACGCCACCGGGCTCACGACGGTCGTCCCCGAACCGGCAAGCGCAGTCCTGCTGATAAGCGGAGTCGGGGCAATGCTGGGAAAACGTCGGTGGTTGCGGCGCTCCTAA